The proteins below are encoded in one region of Bombus terrestris chromosome 7, iyBomTerr1.2, whole genome shotgun sequence:
- the LOC100645794 gene encoding E3 ubiquitin-protein ligase RFWD3 isoform X3, whose product MEYVVENQSEESDNDNADDLEIQAQTEDTKDNDENETKAKKAKETTLDESDIDSDQSCPICMDLWTSSGDHRLCCLRCGHLFGYNCILRWLQTSCTSGNRRCPQCNRRAAVKDIRMLYAKKLTSIDTSELDKLKEQLNNVSSEKNRIEMELSKYTLRQKLFEQQIASMKNRISELESQQSEINVHSCQEISKHMIKKFHLDRSIEICKDGGCRVLDYNPWFGFLVVSQKSTNMLFSGYGIKKIDSDKFQPRQFILLHNQVIRDITFNTTQQSLLLSVGFDKCAKLMDIQNHIILHTYQTGSPLWSCCWSGNNSNVFFAGAQNGSITQFDIRQTSGAVETLDNTGDRSPVVSLATVPSNPGSGISRGGFIACHLSTCYAYEQKDSKYLPKQIFLEGPFISVCYDQKNNHTLISSRPNARQPHARHIVCTIEKDSEESTICNIVHTFHAGNSQQLLSRPCYLNIENDTLVAAYQESSTSISLWSVSTGKQVNSLPVSDPVVDICAVDVSNNLYLATLSSKKVRIYNHG is encoded by the exons ATGGAATATGTAGTAGAAAATCAATCTGAAGAATCCGATAATGATAATGCTGACGATTTAGAAATCCAAGCTCAAACAGAAGATACAA AAGACAATgatgaaaatgaaacaaaagcAAAAAAGGCAAAAGAAACAACTTTAGATGAATCTGATATTGATTCTGACCAGTCTTGTCCAATATGCATGGATTTATGGACTAGTTCTGGGGATCATCGTTTGTGTTGTTTACGATGTGGACATTTGTTTGGATATAATTGCATTTTAAGATGGTTACAAACTTCTTGCACTAGTGGCAACCGTCGTTGTCCACAATGTAATAGGAGAGCTGCTGTGAAAGATATCAGAATGTTGTATGCCAAAAAGTTAACGTCTATAGATACCAGTGAATTGgataaattaaaagaacaaTTAAATAATGTTAGTTCTGAAAAAAATCGTATAGAAATGGAACTTTCAAAATATactttaagacaaaagttattTGAACAGCAAATTGCTAGTATGAAGAATAGGATCTCTGAACTAGAAAGTCAGCAATCAGAAATAAATGTTCATTCTTGCCAGGAGATTTCTAAGCATATGATTAAAAAGTTCCATTTAGATCGATCTATAGAGATATGTAAGGACGGCGGTTGCCGTGTATTAGACTACAACCCATGGTTTGGATTCCTAGTTGTATCTCAGAAGTCAACTAATATGTTATTTTCGGGTTATGGTATTAAAAAAATTGACTCGGATAAATTTCAACCACGTCAATTTATTCTTTTACATAATCAAGTTATAAGAGATATTACATTTAATACAACTCAACAGTCATTGCTGCTTAGTGTTGGTTTTGATAAATGTGCAAAATTAATGGATATTCAAAATCACATTATTTTGCATACTTATCAAACAGGATCTCCATTGTGGAGCTGCTGTTGGTCAGGCAATAATTCAAATGTGTTTTTTGCGGGTGCACAAAATGGATCTATAACACAATTTGATATTAGACAAACTTCTGGTGCTGTTGAAACTTTAGACAATACAGGCGACAGATCACCAGTAGTTTCTCTAGCAACAGTGCCATCTAATCCGGGTAGCGGTATTAGTCGAGGTGGATTCATAGCATGCCATTTGAGTACATGCTATGCTTATGAGCAAAAAGACTCAAAATATTTACCTAAACAAATATTCCTTGAAGGTCCGTTTATATCTGTGTGTTATGATCAAAAGAATAATCATACTTTAATATCTTCCCGACCAAATGCTAGACAGCCTCATGCACGACACATAGTATGTACTATAGAAAAAGACAGTGAGGAATCAACAATTTGTAATATAGTACATACGTTCCATGCTGGTAATTCTCAACAGTTATTGTCTCGACCATGTtacttaaatattgaaaatgataCATTAGTTGCTGCATACCAAGAATCTAGTACCAGTATATCATTATGGAGTGTATCTACTGGAAAACAAGTAAATAGTCTTCCTGTTTCTGATCCTGTAGTGGATATATGTGCAGTTGACgttagtaataatttatatttggcAACACTCTCTTCAAAAAAAGTTAGAATTTATAATCATGGATAA
- the LOC100645794 gene encoding E3 ubiquitin-protein ligase RFWD3 isoform X1: protein MKHTSFIFMLHSYIFKLINCIQAEGEEAQMEYVVENQSEESDNDNADDLEIQAQTEDTKDNDENETKAKKAKETTLDESDIDSDQSCPICMDLWTSSGDHRLCCLRCGHLFGYNCILRWLQTSCTSGNRRCPQCNRRAAVKDIRMLYAKKLTSIDTSELDKLKEQLNNVSSEKNRIEMELSKYTLRQKLFEQQIASMKNRISELESQQSEINVHSCQEISKHMIKKFHLDRSIEICKDGGCRVLDYNPWFGFLVVSQKSTNMLFSGYGIKKIDSDKFQPRQFILLHNQVIRDITFNTTQQSLLLSVGFDKCAKLMDIQNHIILHTYQTGSPLWSCCWSGNNSNVFFAGAQNGSITQFDIRQTSGAVETLDNTGDRSPVVSLATVPSNPGSGISRGGFIACHLSTCYAYEQKDSKYLPKQIFLEGPFISVCYDQKNNHTLISSRPNARQPHARHIVCTIEKDSEESTICNIVHTFHAGNSQQLLSRPCYLNIENDTLVAAYQESSTSISLWSVSTGKQVNSLPVSDPVVDICAVDVSNNLYLATLSSKKVRIYNHG from the exons ATGAAGCATAcgtcttttatttttatgttacacAGCTACATATTTAAACTTATCAACTGTATCCAAG cAGAAGGAGAAGAAGCACAAATGGAATATGTAGTAGAAAATCAATCTGAAGAATCCGATAATGATAATGCTGACGATTTAGAAATCCAAGCTCAAACAGAAGATACAA AAGACAATgatgaaaatgaaacaaaagcAAAAAAGGCAAAAGAAACAACTTTAGATGAATCTGATATTGATTCTGACCAGTCTTGTCCAATATGCATGGATTTATGGACTAGTTCTGGGGATCATCGTTTGTGTTGTTTACGATGTGGACATTTGTTTGGATATAATTGCATTTTAAGATGGTTACAAACTTCTTGCACTAGTGGCAACCGTCGTTGTCCACAATGTAATAGGAGAGCTGCTGTGAAAGATATCAGAATGTTGTATGCCAAAAAGTTAACGTCTATAGATACCAGTGAATTGgataaattaaaagaacaaTTAAATAATGTTAGTTCTGAAAAAAATCGTATAGAAATGGAACTTTCAAAATATactttaagacaaaagttattTGAACAGCAAATTGCTAGTATGAAGAATAGGATCTCTGAACTAGAAAGTCAGCAATCAGAAATAAATGTTCATTCTTGCCAGGAGATTTCTAAGCATATGATTAAAAAGTTCCATTTAGATCGATCTATAGAGATATGTAAGGACGGCGGTTGCCGTGTATTAGACTACAACCCATGGTTTGGATTCCTAGTTGTATCTCAGAAGTCAACTAATATGTTATTTTCGGGTTATGGTATTAAAAAAATTGACTCGGATAAATTTCAACCACGTCAATTTATTCTTTTACATAATCAAGTTATAAGAGATATTACATTTAATACAACTCAACAGTCATTGCTGCTTAGTGTTGGTTTTGATAAATGTGCAAAATTAATGGATATTCAAAATCACATTATTTTGCATACTTATCAAACAGGATCTCCATTGTGGAGCTGCTGTTGGTCAGGCAATAATTCAAATGTGTTTTTTGCGGGTGCACAAAATGGATCTATAACACAATTTGATATTAGACAAACTTCTGGTGCTGTTGAAACTTTAGACAATACAGGCGACAGATCACCAGTAGTTTCTCTAGCAACAGTGCCATCTAATCCGGGTAGCGGTATTAGTCGAGGTGGATTCATAGCATGCCATTTGAGTACATGCTATGCTTATGAGCAAAAAGACTCAAAATATTTACCTAAACAAATATTCCTTGAAGGTCCGTTTATATCTGTGTGTTATGATCAAAAGAATAATCATACTTTAATATCTTCCCGACCAAATGCTAGACAGCCTCATGCACGACACATAGTATGTACTATAGAAAAAGACAGTGAGGAATCAACAATTTGTAATATAGTACATACGTTCCATGCTGGTAATTCTCAACAGTTATTGTCTCGACCATGTtacttaaatattgaaaatgataCATTAGTTGCTGCATACCAAGAATCTAGTACCAGTATATCATTATGGAGTGTATCTACTGGAAAACAAGTAAATAGTCTTCCTGTTTCTGATCCTGTAGTGGATATATGTGCAGTTGACgttagtaataatttatatttggcAACACTCTCTTCAAAAAAAGTTAGAATTTATAATCATGGATAA
- the LOC100645794 gene encoding E3 ubiquitin-protein ligase RFWD3 isoform X2 — translation MEVMDYAEGEEAQMEYVVENQSEESDNDNADDLEIQAQTEDTKDNDENETKAKKAKETTLDESDIDSDQSCPICMDLWTSSGDHRLCCLRCGHLFGYNCILRWLQTSCTSGNRRCPQCNRRAAVKDIRMLYAKKLTSIDTSELDKLKEQLNNVSSEKNRIEMELSKYTLRQKLFEQQIASMKNRISELESQQSEINVHSCQEISKHMIKKFHLDRSIEICKDGGCRVLDYNPWFGFLVVSQKSTNMLFSGYGIKKIDSDKFQPRQFILLHNQVIRDITFNTTQQSLLLSVGFDKCAKLMDIQNHIILHTYQTGSPLWSCCWSGNNSNVFFAGAQNGSITQFDIRQTSGAVETLDNTGDRSPVVSLATVPSNPGSGISRGGFIACHLSTCYAYEQKDSKYLPKQIFLEGPFISVCYDQKNNHTLISSRPNARQPHARHIVCTIEKDSEESTICNIVHTFHAGNSQQLLSRPCYLNIENDTLVAAYQESSTSISLWSVSTGKQVNSLPVSDPVVDICAVDVSNNLYLATLSSKKVRIYNHG, via the exons ATGGAGGTTATGGATTACG cAGAAGGAGAAGAAGCACAAATGGAATATGTAGTAGAAAATCAATCTGAAGAATCCGATAATGATAATGCTGACGATTTAGAAATCCAAGCTCAAACAGAAGATACAA AAGACAATgatgaaaatgaaacaaaagcAAAAAAGGCAAAAGAAACAACTTTAGATGAATCTGATATTGATTCTGACCAGTCTTGTCCAATATGCATGGATTTATGGACTAGTTCTGGGGATCATCGTTTGTGTTGTTTACGATGTGGACATTTGTTTGGATATAATTGCATTTTAAGATGGTTACAAACTTCTTGCACTAGTGGCAACCGTCGTTGTCCACAATGTAATAGGAGAGCTGCTGTGAAAGATATCAGAATGTTGTATGCCAAAAAGTTAACGTCTATAGATACCAGTGAATTGgataaattaaaagaacaaTTAAATAATGTTAGTTCTGAAAAAAATCGTATAGAAATGGAACTTTCAAAATATactttaagacaaaagttattTGAACAGCAAATTGCTAGTATGAAGAATAGGATCTCTGAACTAGAAAGTCAGCAATCAGAAATAAATGTTCATTCTTGCCAGGAGATTTCTAAGCATATGATTAAAAAGTTCCATTTAGATCGATCTATAGAGATATGTAAGGACGGCGGTTGCCGTGTATTAGACTACAACCCATGGTTTGGATTCCTAGTTGTATCTCAGAAGTCAACTAATATGTTATTTTCGGGTTATGGTATTAAAAAAATTGACTCGGATAAATTTCAACCACGTCAATTTATTCTTTTACATAATCAAGTTATAAGAGATATTACATTTAATACAACTCAACAGTCATTGCTGCTTAGTGTTGGTTTTGATAAATGTGCAAAATTAATGGATATTCAAAATCACATTATTTTGCATACTTATCAAACAGGATCTCCATTGTGGAGCTGCTGTTGGTCAGGCAATAATTCAAATGTGTTTTTTGCGGGTGCACAAAATGGATCTATAACACAATTTGATATTAGACAAACTTCTGGTGCTGTTGAAACTTTAGACAATACAGGCGACAGATCACCAGTAGTTTCTCTAGCAACAGTGCCATCTAATCCGGGTAGCGGTATTAGTCGAGGTGGATTCATAGCATGCCATTTGAGTACATGCTATGCTTATGAGCAAAAAGACTCAAAATATTTACCTAAACAAATATTCCTTGAAGGTCCGTTTATATCTGTGTGTTATGATCAAAAGAATAATCATACTTTAATATCTTCCCGACCAAATGCTAGACAGCCTCATGCACGACACATAGTATGTACTATAGAAAAAGACAGTGAGGAATCAACAATTTGTAATATAGTACATACGTTCCATGCTGGTAATTCTCAACAGTTATTGTCTCGACCATGTtacttaaatattgaaaatgataCATTAGTTGCTGCATACCAAGAATCTAGTACCAGTATATCATTATGGAGTGTATCTACTGGAAAACAAGTAAATAGTCTTCCTGTTTCTGATCCTGTAGTGGATATATGTGCAGTTGACgttagtaataatttatatttggcAACACTCTCTTCAAAAAAAGTTAGAATTTATAATCATGGATAA